A stretch of Gorilla gorilla gorilla isolate KB3781 chromosome 9, NHGRI_mGorGor1-v2.1_pri, whole genome shotgun sequence DNA encodes these proteins:
- the LOC101143657 gene encoding putative glycine N-acyltransferase-like protein 1B, giving the protein MILLNNSEQLLALLKSLARSIPESLKVYGSLFHINHGNPFNMEVLVDSWPKYQMVIIRPQKQEMTDDMDSYTNVYRIFFKDPQKSQEVLKNSEIINWKQKLQIQGFQESLGEGIRAAAFSNSVKVEHSRALLLITEDILKLHATNKSKLGSWAETGHPDDELESETPNFKYAQLNMSYSGLVNDNWKLGMNKRSLRYIKRCLGALPAACMLGPEGVPVSWVTMDPSCEIGMGYSVEKYRRRGNATRMMVRYMKYLCQTNIPFYGSVLEENQSAIRMNRALGFLEASCQWHQWTCYPQNLVPL; this is encoded by the exons ATGATTCTATTGAATAATTCTGAGCAGCTGCTGGCCCTACTCAAATCTTTAGCAAGGAGCATTCCTGAGTCCCTGAAG GTGTATGGCTCTCTGTTTCACATCAATCACGGGAACCCCTTCAACATGGAGGTGTTGGTGGACTCCTGGCCCAAGTATCAGATGGTTATTATCCGACCTCAAAAACAG GAGATGACTGATGACATGGATTCATACACTAATGTATATCGTATATTCTTCAAAGACCCTCAAAAATCACAAGAAGTTTTGAAAAATTCTGAGATCATAAACTGGAAACAGAAACTCCAAATCCAAG GTTTTCAAGAAAGTTTAGGTGAGGGGATAAGAGCAGCTGCATTTTCAAATTCAGTGAAGGTAGAGCATTCGAGAGCACTCCTCCTTATTACAGAAGATATCCTGAAGCTCCATGCCACCAATAAAAGCAAGCTTGGAAGCTGGGCTGAGACAGGCCACCCAGATGACGAATTGGAGAG cGAGACTCCGAACTTTAAGTATGCCCAGCTGAATATGTCTTATTCTGGGCTGGTAAATGACAACTGGAAGCTAGGGATGAATAAGAGGAGCCTGCGTTACATCAAGCGCTGCCTAGGAGCCCTGCCAGCAGCCTGTATGCTGGGCCCAGAGGGGGTCCCGGTCTCATGGGTAACCATGGACCCTTCTTGTGAAATAGGAATGGGCTACAGCGTGGAAAAATACCGAAGGAGAGGCAACGCGACACGGATGATGGTGCGATACATGAAGTATCTGTGTCAGACGAATATTCCATTTTACGGCTCTGTGCTGGAAGAAAATCAAAGCGCCATCAGAATGAATAGGGCACTAGGTTTCCTTGAGGCCTCCTGTCAGTGGCACCAATGGACCTGCTACCCACAGAATCTTGTTCCGTTGTAG